GATGCGGCGTCTGGTAACGCGCCAGCCAGTATTGCCATGCACGCAAAAAAGCATACCCCATTAGCGTAACGGGTCCCCAGATTCCCCCCACAATCAACCAGAACAACGGTGCAAGATAAAAACGAAAGTTGGTCCACAGCAGTGCATTTTGCAGTTCACGCAAATACTCACGTTCATCGCAGCCTGCCGGGACGCCGTGAATCATGGTGAGTTCGCCAGCCATCGTGACACGGGCATGGCTATCATTACGTGAAGCAGCTGTCAGATAAGCATGATAATGAAGACGAACTTTACCTGCGCCAATACACAGCAAACCAATCAGCAGCCACACCAGCAGCGTGGGAACGTTGAACAATACTCCCTGCAATGCGCGTAACAGTAAAAAAGTCACGCCCATCGCAATAATGGTCATGCCTAATGTGCGCCCGAGAGAAAAATGTTTCACCCGCCGAAAGAACGCTTCAAGACGATGATCAAGCTGCCAGTGCTCGCCCAACTTAAACAGGCGCTCGAAAATTAACACCAGTAAGGTTGTAAATAGCGTCATGTTGTCTCCTTGCTGACCAGCGCACGAAACCGTGCCCAATCAAATGCAGGACCGGGATCGGTTTTCCGATCCGGCGCAATATCACAATGGCCCGTCATGTTATTAGCGATATCCGGATAGCGATCAATCAGTGCCCGTGTAACCGCCGCAAGCTGTTGATACTGCGCATCGGTATACGCCAGCGTATCGGTGCCTTCCAGCTCAATCCCAATAGAAAAATCATTGCAGCGTTCGCGCCCCTGATACTGAGAGACTCCGGCATGCCAGGCACGTTTATCGAAAGGAACATACTGGACTATTTCACCATCGCGGCGAATCAAACAGTGAGCGGAGACGCGCAAATGGGCGATCTCAGCAAAGAAAGGATGTGCCTGCGGATCAATAGTTCCAGTGAATAATGCGTCGATCCACGGACCGCCAAACTCGCCTGGCGGCAGGCTAATATTGTGCACCACCAGCAGGGTGGGTGTTTCGTCATCCGGGCGGCAATCGTAATGTGGTGAGGGAACGCGGCGCGCGCCAACCAGCCACCCCTGTTCTAACAACATGCAGGATCTCCTTATATGTGGTGCTAATACCCGGTTCAGAGTAGCATGTTTCTACCTTATGATTCGTTAGCTATCTGGAGTTTTAACATGCCGCCTCGCCGCTATAACCCTGACACCCGACGTGACGAGCTGCTGGAACGCATTAATCTCGATATCCCCGGCGCGGTGGCCCAGGCGCTGCGGGAAGATTTAGGCGGAACAGTCGATGCCAACAATGAC
The nucleotide sequence above comes from Escherichia coli. Encoded proteins:
- the ampE gene encoding beta-lactamase regulator AmpE, with translation MTLFTTLLVLIFERLFKLGEHWQLDHRLEAFFRRVKHFSLGRTLGMTIIAMGVTFLLLRALQGVLFNVPTLLVWLLIGLLCIGAGKVRLHYHAYLTAASRNDSHARVTMAGELTMIHGVPAGCDEREYLRELQNALLWTNFRFYLAPLFWLIVGGIWGPVTLMGYAFLRAWQYWLARYQTPHHRLQSGIDAVLHVLDWVPVRLAGVVYALIGHGEKALPAWFASLGDFHTSQYQVLTRLAQFSLAREPHVDKVETPKAAVSMAKKTSFVVVVVIALLTIYGALV
- the ampD gene encoding 1,6-anhydro-N-acetylmuramyl-L-alanine amidase AmpD — protein: MLLEQGWLVGARRVPSPHYDCRPDDETPTLLVVHNISLPPGEFGGPWIDALFTGTIDPQAHPFFAEIAHLRVSAHCLIRRDGEIVQYVPFDKRAWHAGVSQYQGRERCNDFSIGIELEGTDTLAYTDAQYQQLAAVTRALIDRYPDIANNMTGHCDIAPDRKTDPGPAFDWARFRALVSKETT